Genomic DNA from Lactococcus garvieae:
ACTCTTTGATTTTTTCTTCAGCTTTACGGTTAGCATCTCCTTGAAGACGAAGCGCAAGCTCTGAAGATTCTTTCCAGAAATCATAGTTACCTGGATAGAGTTTGATTTTACCGTAGTCAAGATCCGCCATGTATGTACATACATTGTTGAGGAAATGACGGTCATGGGAAACGACGATAACTGTGTTTTCGAAATTAATCAAGAAGTCTTCCAACCAGCTGATGGCTTGGATATCCAAACCGTTGGTAGGTTCATCTAAAAGAAGTACATCAGGTTTACCGAAAAGGGCACGGGCCAAAAGCACTTTAACGTGTTCACCAGAAGTCAAGTTAGCCATGACATCATAATGTTGGTCTGTTTTGATACCGAGGCTTTGAAGAAGTTGAGCAGCTTCAGCTTCAGCTTCATAACCACCCATTTCGCCAAATTCAGCTTCTAGCTCGGCAGCACGCATCCCATCTTCATCAGAAAAATCTTCTTTCATATAGATGGCATTTTTTTCTTGAGCAATAGCATAGAGCTTTTCGTTACCCATCATAACGACATCAAGAGGTGTTTGGTCTTCGTAGTCATAGTGATTTTGACGAAGTACAGACATACGCTCATTTGGGCCCATTGAGACATGTCCGGTTGTAGGTTGGATTTCACCATCCAAGATTTTTAAAAATGTTGATTTACCGGCACCGTTGGCACCGATTAAACCATAGCAGTTACCTGCCGTAAACTTGATATTAACATCATCAAAAAGCTTGCGGTCAGAAAATTGTAATGATACATCAGAAACTGTAAGCATGGATATATTTTTCTCCTAGAATATATTGGTTTATAAAAGTTAACTTTTATAAAGGTTATCGCCTTATTCTATCATATTTTCAGTCTTTTTGAAACACCGTAATTTGAGATAAATTGGACTTTTAGTTTTATTTTAGCGAGGCTTCAGTCTAGCTTAAGTCGAGTCTATTATAATATCCTTATTCCAATAAAATTTTTCATAAAACCTACTCCTAAAAGCAGAAAATGTCTTAGCTTAGCTAAGGCATTTTTTGTTCTTTTCTTGTATAATAAATAGCAAATGGATATAGAACATTATAAAGATTTAGCCCTTCAAAAAAAGAAAGAACACAAAAAGTTTTTAGGAACTTTAAAAAAGAAAGCACCCAAAAATTTAGACTATCTGGTTAAAGAAACACATGATGAAGTTTTTGCTGAGATTGATTGTACTGCCTGTGCCAACTGTTGTAAAAGTTTAGGCCCTCTTTTTACGGAAGCTGATATCACACGTATTTCAAAGTTTCTGCGGATGAAACCTGCTGATTTTGAAGCACACTATCTGCG
This window encodes:
- a CDS encoding YkgJ family cysteine cluster protein; translation: MDIEHYKDLALQKKKEHKKFLGTLKKKAPKNLDYLVKETHDEVFAEIDCTACANCCKSLGPLFTEADITRISKFLRMKPADFEAHYLRIDEDGDKVFQTMPCPFLGSDNLCSIYEVRPKACREFPHTDRKKIYQINNLTLKNTVTCPAAYLFVEKLRKKLD